The Schizosaccharomyces pombe strain 972h- genome assembly, chromosome: I genome contains a region encoding:
- the isp6 gene encoding vacuolar serine protease Isp6, whose amino-acid sequence MRIPYSNLFSAAAGLALFASTACAAPVMPATDSDIAHAGIRPELDNAFYDSHGEAATPKHKPHAGPNAAPLLSASNADTTGLDSHYIIVLQPDLSEQEFQAHTNWVSEMHQMDIASQEDEYYDTSDSNYMFGLKHVYDFGEDSFKGYSGQFSSNIVEQIRLHPHVIAVERDQVVSIKKLETQSGAPWGLARISHKSVKYDDIGKYVYDSSAGDNITAYVVDTGVSIHHVEFEGRASWGATIPSGDVDEDNNGHGTHVAGTIASRAYGVAKKAEIVAVKVLRSSGSGTMADVIAGVEWTVRHHKSSGKKTSVGNMSLGGGNSFVLDMAVDSAVTNGVIYAVAAGNEYDDACYSSPAASKKAITVGASTINDQMAYFSNYGSCVDIFAPGLNILSTWIGSNTSTNTISGTSMATPHVAGLSAYYLGLHPAASASEVKDAIIKMGIHDVLLSIPVGSSTINLLAFNGAQE is encoded by the coding sequence ATGAGAATTCCTTattcaaatcttttttctgcCGCCGCAGGTTTGGCCCTCTTCGCTTCTACTGCCTGTGCTGCACCAGTGATGCCAGCGACTGATTCGGACATTGCCCATGCTGGTATCCGTCCTGAGCTCGATAACGCTTTCTACGACTCCCACGGCGAAGCCGCTACCCCTAAGCACAAACCTCATGCTGGTCCTAATGCCGCTCCTCTCTTGTCTGCTTCCAACGCCGATACCACTGGACTGGACTCTCACTATATCATTGTTTTGCAGCCTGATTTGAGCGAACAAGAATTCCAAGCCCATACTAATTGGGTCTCGGAGATGCACCAAATGGACATTGCTTCTCAAGAAGATGAGTACTACGATACTAGTGATAGTAATTACATGTTTGGCTTGAAGCATGTTTATGACTTTGGCGAGGACTCTTTCAAAGGTTATTCTGGTCAATTCAGCTCTAACATTGTTGAGCAAATTCGCTTGCATCCTCATGTCATCGCCGTCGAGCGTGATCAAGTTGTCAGCATTAAGAAACTTGAAACTCAAAGTGGCGCTCCTTGGGGACTTGCTCGCATCTCTCACAAATCCGTCAAATACGATGATATTGGCAAATATGTTTACGATTCCAGCGCTGGTGACAACATCACCGCTTATGTTGTAGATACCGGTGTAAGCATTCATCATGTTGAGTTCGAAGGTCGCGCTTCTTGGGGTGCAACCATTCCCTCTGGTGATGTTGATGAGGATAACAATGGTCATGGTACGCATGTTGCTGGTACCATTGCTAGCCGTGCTTATGGTGTTGCAAAGAAGGCTGAAATCGTTGCTGTCAAGGTTCTCCGTTCCAGTGGATCTGGTACCATGGCTGATGTGATTGCCGGTGTTGAGTGGACTGTTCGTCATCACAAATCGTCCGGCAAGAAAACCTCTGTTGGCAACATGTCTCTTGGTGGCGGCAACAGCTTTGTTTTGGATATGGCTGTTGATTCTGCCGTTACCAACGGTGTTATTTATGCCGTTGCTGCTGGAAATGAGTATGATGACGCTTGCTATTCATCTCCTGCTGCTTCTAAGAAAGCCATCACCGTTGGCGCTTCCACTATAAACGACCAAATGGCCTACTTCTCTAACTATGGTAGCTGTGTTGACATCTTCGCTCCTGGACTTAACATTTTGTCTACATGGATCGGTTCAAATACTAGTACTAACACCATCTCTGGTACTTCTATGGCAACCCCTCATGTTGCAGGTTTGTCCGCTTACTACCTTGGCCTACACCCTGCTGCCAGCGCTAGCGAAGTTAAAGATGCTATCATTAAGATGGGTATTCACGATGTACTCTTGTCTATTCCTGTTGGTAGCAGCACTATTAACCTTCTCGCTTTCAATGGTGCTCAAGAATAG
- the mde5 gene encoding alpha-amylase: protein MKHNEVFGWTLKVLSFLLVVIPANALDKHGWRKQSIYSLLTDRFASTNPKPCNPEDREYCGGNWRGIIDKLDYIQGMGFTAIWISPIIKNIEGRTKYGEAYHGYWPQDLYTLNPHFGTEQDLIDLADALHDRGMYLMVDTVVNHMGSSDPRNIDYGIYRPFNQSSHYHPMCPIEQDKPLSLEQCWIGTEDMTLPDIDTENPQIIETLYNFIHDQVKQFKIDGLRVDATKHVRRTFWPGFCESAGVYCQGEEWTGQADLFCEWQEYMDGLHNFPVQGVAAESVIPLNDRALRKTAIAMNLVAHHCKDSTLLGLFLESQDAPRLAALNNDYTVLKNAMTLNLMSDGIPIVFYGQEQMFNGSHDPVNRPALWDQGYNTDGPLYQYTSKVNKIRRDLINSEDGEIYIRSITHAIMIGDHVMVMYKGPVITFITNYGAVDKEYLIKMPGSETMIDLLTCTLIEVEGEVMRTSIKKGEPKILYPYQLAFRDGFCQEQITLQEIDDVFMGRNEINGPDRK from the coding sequence ATGAAGCACAACGAAGTTTTTGGATGGACACTGAAGGTgctttcatttcttttggtGGTAATCCCGGCCAATGCATTAGACAAACATGGTTGGAGAAAACAATCAATTTATTCTTTGTTGACAGATAGGTTTGCTTCTACTAATCCAAAACCCTGTAATCCAGAAGATCGTGAATACTGTGGAGGCAACTGGAGGGGAATCATTGATAAATTAGATTACATACAAGGTATGGGTTTCACTGCTATTTGGATTTCTCctattatcaaaaatattgaaggAAGGACAAAATATGGGGAAGCTTACCACGGCTATTGGCCGCAAGACCTATACACTCTCAATCCACATTTTGGTACTGAACAGGACTTAATTGATTTAGCAGACGCTTTACACGATCGAGGCATGTATTTGATGGTCGATACAGTAGTCAATCACATGGGATCATCTGATCCTCGGAACATTGACTACGGCATCTATAGACCATTCAATCAATCAAGTCATTATCACCCAATGTGCCCAATTGAGCAAGACAAACCTTTGTCGCTCGAACAATGTTGGATTGGTACTGAAGATATGACATTGCCGGACATTGATACAGAAAATCCTCAGATTATTGAAACATTGTACAATTTTATCCACGATCAAGTGAAGCAGTTCAAAATCGACGGCCTCCGTGTTGACGCAACTAAACACGTTCGACGTACTTTTTGGCCAGGATTTTGCGAATCTGCTGGAGTCTATTGTCAAGGAGAAGAATGGACAGGGCAGGCGGATCTGTTTTGCGAATGGCAGGAGTACATGGACGGATTGCATAACTTTCCTGTCCAAGGTGTAGCAGCTGAATCTGTGATCCCACTAAATGACCGCGCTTTAAGGAAAACTGCAATCGCAATGAATCTTGTTGCCCATCACTGCAAAGATAGTACTCTGTTAGGTCTTTTCTTGGAGTCTCAGGACGCACCAAGATTAGCTGCATTGAATAACGATTATACCGTACTAAAAAATGCGATGACTTTAAACCTTATGTCGGATGGAATTCCTATTGTTTTCTACGGACAAGAACAGATGTTTAATGGAAGTCACGATCCCGTAAACCGTCCTGCTCTTTGGGATCAAGGATATAATACAGATGGTCCTTTATATCAGTATACCAGTAAGGTCAATAAAATTCGCCGTGACTTAATTAACTCTGAAGACGGCGAAATATACATTAGGTCCATAACACATGCCATCATGATAGGTGATCACGTTATGGTCATGTACAAAGGTCCTGTAATCACATTCATTACCAACTATGGAGCCGTGGACAAggaatatttaattaaaatgcCTGGTTCAGAAACAATGATTGATCTATTGACCTGTACGCTCATTGAAGTAGAAGGAGAGGTGATGAGAACATCTATTAAGAAAGGGGAACCCAAAATATTGTATCCCTACCAACTGGCCTTTCGCGATGGATTTTGTCAAGAACAGATAACTTTACAAGAGATTGATGATGTTTTTATGGgaagaaatgaaattaatggGCCCGATAGGAAGTAG
- the sqt1 gene encoding ribosome biogenesis protein Sqt1, producing the protein MAEEEENQELYIAENEVEEVIKDNDKLMDQGVTEDEAEQEQNDTMNNMVMDMSVQGFFEHKDSVFSVSINPVHSNLCASGGGDDLGYIWDITTGEQICQLTGHKDSIVAIDWSFDGTYIATGGMDSQVRLWKSSTGFEFITAFETVDEIVWLSWHPKGLFLAAGCNDGSIWMWSLPSGKVVQVMYGHTAPVNAGKFIPPGVGKRLATVDDSGTLIVWNPATGAPECRMSSDDHRFDPGNEETAAGWTSFDCNAEGNVLFLGGSSGKVKVVNINSSHILASLEAQTESVEAIALCTALPICACASVDGTVALYDSASLKFRKSLPHEQAVIDCKFLPNTPYLLTACADCVIRKWDVRSGQLLGEYTGHQEPILCMAITPDGKRVVTGSDDTELLVFDCEH; encoded by the coding sequence ATGGccgaagaagaagaaaatcaaGAATTATACATAGCAGAAAATGAAGTAGAAGAAGTTATTAAAGATAATGACAAACTAATGGACCAAGGTGTCACAGAGGACGAAGCTGAGCAAGAACAAAACGATACTATGAATAACATGGTTATGGACATGTCTGTTCAAGGTTTTTTCGAGCATAAAGACTCTGTATTCAGCGTCTCTATCAATCCAGTGCATTCAAATCTGTGCGCGTCTGGTGGAGGAGATGACCTAGGGTATATATGGGACATTACTACCGGTGAACAAATATGTCAATTGACAGGACATAAAGACTCCATAGTAGCTATAGACTGGAGCTTTGATGGAACTTATATTGCTACTGGTGGTATGGATAGTCAAGTCAGATTGTGGAAATCCAGTACAGGTTTTGAGTTCATTACTGCTTTTGAAACTGTGGACGAAATTGTTTGGTTATCTTGGCACCCTAAGGGCTTGTTCTTAGCCGCCGGTTGTAATGACGGAAGTATATGGATGTGGAGTCTTCCCTCTGGTAAGGTGGTTCAGGTTATGTATGGCCATACGGCACCTGTAAATGCTGGAAAATTCATCCCACCCGGTGTTGGCAAGCGTTTAGCAACCGTAGATGATTCTGGTACATTAATTGTTTGGAACCCGGCTACTGGAGCACCAGAATGCAGAATGTCTAGTGATGATCATCGCTTTGATCCTGGTAATGAAGAAACTGCCGCCGGTTGGACCAGCTTCGACTGTAATGCTGAAGGTAACGTTCTTTTCTTAGGAGGTTCGTCAGGAAAAGTAAAAGTTGTCAACATTAATAGTAGTCATATTCTTGCTTCTTTGGAGGCCCAAACTGAAAGTGTAGAAGCTATCGCACTTTGCACGGCCTTACCTATATGTGCGTGTGCTAGTGTCGATGGTACTGTCGCGCTTTACGATTCTGCATCCCTTAAGTTTAGAAAATCCCTTCCCCATGAACAAGCGGTTATTGATTGTAAGTTTTTACCCAACACTCCATATTTGTTGACTGCATGCGCGGATTGTGTTATTCGAAAATGGGATGTTCGGTCTGGCCAATTACTTGGCGAGTATACAGGCCATCAAGAGCCTATCTTGTGTATGGCTATTACTCCAGATGGTA
- the ptc4 gene encoding mitochondrial serine/threonine protein phosphatase PP2C catalytic subunit Ptc4, with the protein MSIRFLKRLRAPLYIQNAYCSKNYFYRSFIQYYSPSNGPYLKISMNKAPQSLGLCTARGDSPTNQDRMAYGYLNNLKDTTNRDSPFFYGLFDGHGGTECSEFLSTNLGKIIENQDLNDTEKILKEVHSVGGYMAGLKPPFSLRTVLQSRDEDLLWRARLYYSFLQADMDYLTNYARPSPDSAVPGAVGTVAIITSKNNLSYWESDSYIIHLAHVGDTRALLCDSRTGRAHRLTFQHHPADVEEARRLRRYNMGFSRDSFGQKRFAWVANTRSFGDGYKLKKLGVVAEPQLTSIHSLRDDWSFLTLLSDGITDVVSDDEVVDIIKLSESPQDAANNIIRYAQNVGAVDDITCLVVRLPGWKKRTINDFTKNLRLEKSAYHPRRS; encoded by the coding sequence ATGTCGATCCGTTTTCTTAAACGTTTACGGGCACCTCtatatattcaaaatgcCTATTGCTCAAAAAACTATTTCTATCGATCCTTTATTCAGTATTATAGTCCCTCCAATGGTCCCTACCTGAAGATAAGTATGAACAAAGCACCTCAGAGTCTTGGATTATGTACCGCTAGAGGAGATTCGCCGACAAATCAAGACCGTATGGCTTACGGCTACTTAAATAACCTAAAAGATACTACTAACAGAGATAGTCCTTTTTTCTACGGGCTTTTCGACGGTCACGGAGGTACTGAGTGTAGTGAGTTTCTTTCCACCAACTTGGGGAAGattattgaaaatcaaGATTTAAATGATACAGAGAAAATCCTGAAGGAAGTCCATTCCGTGGGTGGATACATGGCGGGTCTAAAGCCTCCATTTTCTTTGCGCACTGTTCTTCAATCTAGGGACGAAGATCTGCTTTGGAGGGCGAGGCtatattattcatttttacaaGCGGACATGGATTATTTAACTAACTATGCCCGGCCATCGCCTGACAGTGCTGTACCCGGCGCAGTCGGTACCGTGGCTATAataacttcaaaaaataatctcTCATATTGGGAAAGCGATAGTTACATTATTCACCTTGCTCATGTCGGCGATACAAGAGCTTTATTGTGTGATTCTCGGACTGGAAGGGCCCATCGTTTAACATTCCAACATCATCCAGCTGATGTCGAGGAAGCACGTCGGCTACGACGTTACAACATGGGTTTTTCAAGAGACTCATTTGGACAGAAAAGATTCGCTTGGGTCGCTAACACCCGTAGTTTTGGAGACGGATATaaactcaaaaaattaggTGTTGTTGCCGAACCTCAATTGACTTCTATTCATTCACTAAGAGATGACTGGTCGTTTTTAACTCTTCTTTCGGACGGTATTACAGATGTCGTATCGGATGATGAAGTTGTCGATATAATAAAACTGTCTGAGTCCCCTCAAGATGCTGCGAATAATATCATTCGTTACGCTCAAAACGTTGGTGCTGTGGACGATATCACCTGTCTTGTTGTTCGTCTTCCAGGGTGGAAAAAACGCACTATTAATGACTTTACAAAGAATTTACGTTTGGAAAAGTCTGCTTATCATCCCAGAAGAAGTTGA